GTTCATCAGCATCCCCGGGATGGGCTGAGGATGGGCGTAAGCGCCGGGGCGAACATTGGAGAGCGCCTGATGGCCACAGGCGAGCGCCACTACGGCACCCTGCGTTCAACGGGAGAGAAATGGCTGCGGGAAGTGGAGATCGACACCGGCCGCATTGACGACCTGCCGCGCACTTTTTCCGGTGGCATGCAGCAGCGTCTGCAAATTGCCCGCAACCTGGTCACCCAGCCGAGACTGGTGTTCATGGATGAACCCACCGGAGGCCTTGACGTTTCAGTCCAGGCACGCCTGCTGGACATGCTGCGCAACCTGGTGGTGGATCTGGGCCTGTCCGTGGTGCTTGTTACACACGACCTGGCGGTTGCCAGACTGCTGTCGCACCGGCTCATGGTCATGCGTGGCGGCAAGGTGGTTGAGCAGGGTCTGACCGACCAGATCCTGGATGACCCGCAACACCCCTACAGCCAGCTGTTGGTGTCCTCGGTGCTGACCCCGTGAGGCATCTCCCTGATCGAACTGGAGAATTGCAATGACTGTCATGATCCAGGTCACCGACCTGAACAAACGGTTCACCCTTCACAACCAGGGTGGTGTTTCCTACCCGGTGCTGAACGACGTGTCCTTTGATGTAAACGCAGGCGAATGCGTGGTGCTGGATGGCCGCTCAGGCTCTGGTAAAAGCACGCTTCTGCGGTCTCTTTATGCCAACTACAAGCCCCAGTCGGGCCAGCTTCAAGTGCGGCACCAGGGCGAGCTTGTCGATCTGGTGAAGGCCACTCCCAGACAGATCCTGACCATTCGCCGGCAGACGCTGGGTTATGTCAGCCAGTTTCTGCGGGTGATACCTCGGGTTTCCACCCTGGAAGTGGTGATGGAGCCGTTAAGAGCCCTGGGCACAGACCGGGAAACCTGTCGCGAGAAAGCCGCCGGCCTCCTGCGCCAGCTGAACATACCGGAAACACTCTGGCACCTGGCACCCTCTACCTTTTCCGGCGGCGAGCAGCAGCGGGTCAATATCGCCCGCGGCTTTATCGTCGACTACCCCATTCTGTTGCTGGACGAACCCACGGCTTCACTCGATGCGGACAATTCCGCCGTGGTGGTGTCGCTTATCAAGCAGGCGCGGGAACGGGGCGCAGCCATTGTGGGGATCTTCCACGATGCCGGGCTTCGCGAGCAACTGGCTGACCGCCGGATACCCCTGACCCGTCCCGCAAAGGAGGAAGCAGCATGAGCGCCACGGATCTGACCCTGGAACGGCCACGGCTTGAAAGCAGCGAAATGCTGCTGACCAATGCCCGAATCGTTACGGAGAACGAAGTATTTACCGGCACACTAAAGATCGAGAAGGGGCTGATAAGCGCCATGGACCGGGGCAACAGCCGGGCGCCGGGAGCACGGGACTGCCTGGGAGCCTATCTGATTCCGGGGCTCGTGGAGCTGCATACGGACAACCTGGAAAAGCATTTTTCCCCGCGACCGGGCGTTGTCTGGCCCAGCCATCCAGCCGTGCTGACCCACGATGCCCATATCGTATCGTCCGGCATAACCACCGTGTTCGACGCCCTCTCCGTGGGTGATGTGATCGACGACAGCAACCGCCTCCACCATCTGCGCACGCTGATCGACGCCCTGGCCGAAACCCGCAAAGCGGGCATGTTGCGGGCGGATCATCTTCTACATCTGCGCTGTGAGGTCAGTTTTGGCGAAACGCTGCAGCTGTTCGAAAATCTGGTCGATCACCCGCTCCTGCAGCTTGTCTCGGTGATGGATCACACCCCGGGGCAGCGTCAGTTCGTCCGGGAAGACAAGTACCGTCAGTACTACCAGGGAAAGCATGGCCTAAACGATTCCGAAATGGATACCTTCACCCACAAACGCAAGGAGTCCGCCCGGCTGCACAGCGACCACAACCGCAAGGCAATAGTCGCCATTTGCCAGGCGAGGGGCATCCCCCTTGCCAGCCACGATGACGCCACCCTGGATCATGCTGTGGAGTCTGCAGGATTCGGCATGTGCATCGCGGAGTTTCCCACCACGCTGGAAGCGGCAAAAGCTTCCCACGACCTTGGGTTGAGGGTATTGATGGGGGCACCCAATATCGTTCGCGGCGGTTCACACTCCGGCAACATTGCAGCCGCCGAGCTGGCCTCCGCGGGGGTGCTCGACATTCTTTCTTCGGACTATTACCCCGCCAGCATGCTGGATGCCGCTTTCCGCCTCGCCAGCATGGAAGACAACAGCTATGACCTGGCGCGAGCCATCGCCACGGTCACCACAACCCCCGCACGGTGCGCCAATCTTCATGACCGGGGCGTCCTCGAGCCGGGCAAACGGGCGGATCTGGTGTTGGTGGAGCCCAGAGGTCAGTTGCCGGTCA
This Marinobacter salinus DNA region includes the following protein-coding sequences:
- the phnK gene encoding phosphonate C-P lyase system protein PhnK; translated protein: MTSTAMAVTDDALAEPVLRVSDLRKLYSPGKGVDGVDFELWPGEVLGIVGESGSGKTTLLQCLSGMLTPDSGQIEYTGKQGEKLDIYGISESQRRLLLRTDWGIVHQHPRDGLRMGVSAGANIGERLMATGERHYGTLRSTGEKWLREVEIDTGRIDDLPRTFSGGMQQRLQIARNLVTQPRLVFMDEPTGGLDVSVQARLLDMLRNLVVDLGLSVVLVTHDLAVARLLSHRLMVMRGGKVVEQGLTDQILDDPQHPYSQLLVSSVLTP
- the phnL gene encoding phosphonate C-P lyase system protein PhnL, which produces MTVMIQVTDLNKRFTLHNQGGVSYPVLNDVSFDVNAGECVVLDGRSGSGKSTLLRSLYANYKPQSGQLQVRHQGELVDLVKATPRQILTIRRQTLGYVSQFLRVIPRVSTLEVVMEPLRALGTDRETCREKAAGLLRQLNIPETLWHLAPSTFSGGEQQRVNIARGFIVDYPILLLDEPTASLDADNSAVVVSLIKQARERGAAIVGIFHDAGLREQLADRRIPLTRPAKEEAA
- a CDS encoding alpha-D-ribose 1-methylphosphonate 5-triphosphate diphosphatase, translated to MSATDLTLERPRLESSEMLLTNARIVTENEVFTGTLKIEKGLISAMDRGNSRAPGARDCLGAYLIPGLVELHTDNLEKHFSPRPGVVWPSHPAVLTHDAHIVSSGITTVFDALSVGDVIDDSNRLHHLRTLIDALAETRKAGMLRADHLLHLRCEVSFGETLQLFENLVDHPLLQLVSVMDHTPGQRQFVREDKYRQYYQGKHGLNDSEMDTFTHKRKESARLHSDHNRKAIVAICQARGIPLASHDDATLDHAVESAGFGMCIAEFPTTLEAAKASHDLGLRVLMGAPNIVRGGSHSGNIAAAELASAGVLDILSSDYYPASMLDAAFRLASMEDNSYDLARAIATVTTTPARCANLHDRGVLEPGKRADLVLVEPRGQLPVIHNVWRNGERVY